The window TTTCTGGAGACAGAACCTGGGAGCCCAGGTCAACAACAAAAGCCCATTGAGGGTAATTGTTGTTCCAAATGACCGGAGAACGATGAACTTGTTTGTTGAAAAACACCTTCACGTAACCATCTGTAGCCGTGAAGTAGTCTCCCCACAGACCAGAGGCCCGCTGTACTGTTATAATGATCCGTGCCATCCCCTTTTGCTTTGGGCAGCAATCAAGGTTAACAGCGGGGTCATTGTGGCACTGGCAGACGCAGTGATCCTTTGAGTCGCTCTTAATGCCTGCCCGACAACTTTCACTGCAATTCTTCCACAGACCTTTCTCCAAGATGTAATGAGTGATGGCCGAGCGCAGGTTCTCGCTCGCTGATGTGTTTTTAGGAAATAATTCATGCAGAGAGTCTAAGGAATATGAAACTATGTCAGGATTCTGCGGCAGGGAGCGCAGCCATTCCTTGTAGGCTGATGGGTTTTTGTTAGCAGAGAAGAGGAGGTCTGGCTCTGTGGTGTGGCCCCCCTTTATTTCTGTGAATCTTTTGAAGAAAGAGTTGTTTCAGCAACTGAGCCAGAAATAATTCATACAAGAGCAGACAGGCCAGTGTCTTTCAGGGGTCTAACTTTGAAATCATCTGATGCAGGGGAGTAGATGCaataacttaaaggggaactgcggtattttcaacattaagcctcttttatgagtcgtctgcaatgttttagaacccccctcaccgcttttttgaattttactgctgtctccggtattttcctaattttgattcatctcaacctgcttcagaatggcaatcATGGcacatgtcctaaaaggtccgtaaaagcaccataaacgttttcaaaatcatcaactcaccggagtggttactggtgtgcactggtaatccatatcaaatttcgttgcgaaaagttgcttctgtcgtgttttatttggcagctcgttcatgctcgaactattttcttaaccacctcacagccgtggataaacttccgctcagcagttgaatctgacttgctatactccacaccggtggcggagtaatatcaacgaacatccagtcttcaagagaactcaatgggatttacaaaatgtcaaataaaacacgacagaagcaacttttcgcaacgaaatttgatatggattaccagtgcacaccagtaaccactccggtgagttgatcattttgaaaacggacgtttatggtgctttttcggaccttttaggacatgcacaatacttgccattctgaagcaggttgagaagaatcaaaattaggcaaataccggagacagcagtaaaattcaaaaaagcggggaggggggttctaaaacattgcagacgactcataaaagaggcttaatgttgaaaataccgcagttctcctttaatctTTCTGAACTGATATGCACAGAGACTGAAAATGAAGGATTTTGCCATTTTGTAGTATGATGTATTTTCATTTGTTAGAGGTACAAATGATTTGAAAACATGACAAAGACTGTGAGAAAAATGTTGCGTACCTGTCGCTGAAGAGGCTGGAGAACGCTGACTTACTATCAGACTTCTCTATGTCCTTCTTGCAGTGATTAGTCTCAGTTGACACTGTTACTTTGATGGTAGCAGATGCCTCAACTTTGAGGCACGTCTGCACCTCTTCCGCACTGAGCCCCTGCAGACTGGCCTGACACTGACGGACGCTGGTGACAGATTGAACACTTCCTCCCAATTTCACCTGGAATGATaaatacaaacacatttttCCATCAGTTGCAAAGGTTAAGTGGTTAAATCCAAGCATGTCATTTATTTCCTTTACCTTGGTGATGTAATGGGTGCCGAAGTTGTCAATGAGTTTATAAAAGCGTTGCTTGGATTCTGGGCTGTAGACTTTAGGAAGCTGtttcaccgcttttttgaattcGTTGTGCAACTTGGGAGTGTTGGAAACTCTGTAGCTGTTTTCGTGGAGACAGCAAAGAGAGTTTAACAGTAGAGCTTTTTTCTCTAAACATTCCAGTGTGTGGAAAAAGATTTCATCCAGGTCCTTATGTTCTTACCTGTAGTACCCGCAGGACATGCTGAGGCTTGTGAAGCTGAATTTGTCATTCTTTGTTTTCTCCATGGAGTAATCAGCCAGCTTAGAATTGGTTCCAGCCAGCATCAGTGAGGCACCTAGTTTTCCTACACTAAAATCTAAACCTGCCTTCCAGTTGTTTTCAACAGAAGAGGAGCTGGAAGTGACCAGAGACTCACTGGACTTGTGAAGTTTAGAGGACACTTTGGCGCTGCAGGACTGTTTGGCCCTCCAGTCCACCACAGAAAGGGGTAACTTCTGTTGTGTGTTCTCCAGATATGGGTTGCTGCACAGCGTGCATTTTCTATCTTTGCGTTTCCACTCGTTCATGTTGAGCACAAAAGCCCCCTTCTGTTCCATTTTGGTTATGTCAAAGCCCTCCCCAGCCAAATTGGAACCTGGAGCAAATTGTGCATCTCGGCACTGTTTGGCTGTTCCCTCTGTACATGACTGACATGTACACGGGGGGAAATAGAGCAGAAGGCCAGCGTAGATGCACACTTTCAAAAGGATCATGCTCCTGTCAAAAGAGACGATCGAAAGAAACATTCTTAGTTGAGCAAGAGATGCCTTTGCTGGTTGGACATGACTTAATACTGGACAAAAATATTTCAGTTTCCTATATAtaccgtatatatatatatatatatatattttttttttccaaatattcACCCCACTTGAGGTTGTTTTTTGGCACTTAACAACGCTGTTGCACTTTTGAAACTGTCCACCTGACATGCAATTGTACTTGGATTTTAAGTATGGTTGGAGGAGTTGTCTCTGATATTTTAGTCGTTATCAACCGCTCGCTTTTTACAGATGTTCTCTTTCTCCAGTTTTAAACTTCACTCACTGATCCCATCGGCTCTGAGTAATCTGAGATGAACGACCACTTTCGAAGCAGTGTCTACAAACCACGTATTCATGTTTGATAATGATCATTTCTTTCAGCTCCACAGCCAATGAACTGGGGAAGCGTAGGAGCGGCAGTTGTCACCTCGTAATTTGGGAAAAGAATCCATATAAAACCTGATGTTTTACCTCAGCTAAACCAAGTTGTTTTAAACGTCTCTGACTTGCCAGATAAATATCATGAAATCCTATTGTTACAATTTAACAATATGGGGCAACCCGATCAACAGACGGGCAACAGAATAACAGCTGAGAACCTGTAGACAGCCCATGTTCCTTTCAGAGAGCCCCAGGGGTCTGTCCCGAGGCCTCTTGTATTTACAATTTTGAGCAGCTACCTCTAATTCTGTTCTAAAATCGGACCAGGTCACTAAGGTGGATCCTGATTTGgatgttaaaggagaactgcggtattttcaacattaagcctcttttctgagtcgtctgcaatgttttagaacccccctcaccgcttttttgatgtttactgctgtctccggtatttgcctaattttgattcttctcaacctgcttcagaatggcaatcatggtgcatgtcctaaaagtaccgtaaaagcaccataaacgtcagttttcaaaatcatcaactcaccggagtggttactggtgtgcactggtaatccatatcaaatttcgttgcgaaaagttgcttctgtcgtgttttatttggcagctcgttcatgctcgcactattttcttagcggtggcggagtaatatcaacgaacatccagtacaaaatgtcaaataaaacacgacagaagcaacttttcggaccttttaggacatgcaccataattgccattctgaagcaggttgagaagaatcaaaattaggcaaataccggagacagcagtaaacatcaaaaaagcggtgagggaggttctaaaacattgcagacgactcataaaagaggcttaatgttgaaaatatcgcagttctcctttaacaaattaactttttttataATTCTGTTTGTAAACACAGCtatatagcttttttttttttttaaactgtgaatATTATTCTTTATCTTATTTGCTTTTAATTATTAAATTCCCTGTAAAGCGCACCGTAGCTGGAGTGttatataaaaagaaaattgtaaGTAGCATTGTTAGTTAGACATGAGAATATTTGAAAGTGAGCTAAATTGAACTCACCTTGCTTGATGTGTGCCTGATGCATGCATTAATCAGACTGCGTGCACAAGTAGCGCTCGTTTATGTTTTAAGCACAAGTTCAAGGACAGGGTGTGGGGAAGGTCACAGCAGTAAAGGCGAAACTCTTTTTTCATTGGTTGATTGATGGAAATCAACCTGTTTTTGATCACACGTGGGTTCGGTCTATCACCCTAAGTGTGAAAACACAACTGCAACACCTATTTCTTTACTCGAGTTAGATGGAACAACGTTTGAAAACTAAATATAGCTGGGCCACATGTGGTCACTTTGTCCCAGGACAGACAATTTGCTCTCTACTGTGAAAATGTAATTTCCTTTTTATACACTGGCATCAATTGGGACTCACGCCCTGTGCGtacaacattacattacatcgaCTTTCACGATAGTTCCAGGTTGAAGCATAAATGTTGTACCTAGAGAACAgtagtaatgttttttttaaatactttgtttttacATGGTACGTCTGTAAACTTCAAGGCTAGGTAAGAACTTTGAGGTAATGCTCTTCAGCTTGCTAGCTAAAAAGTAATAAAGGTATGTGATTATTTTCACACTTTAACACCAGTGCATCAACAGGAACAGAGTGAAGCTAAATTGATTGCAGTACGTAAGTCATCAttaacagttttatttttatttattttttccggTTATTGCTGTCTCAGCGTTAGAAAGGAGAACGAGGATCTTTGACGGGGAACCCGTGTTTAGAGAGCCAGAACTGATCTCTCCATCTGTGAATCACTTCTCTCACAAGttctttgtgttattttttaaaGAGGAAAATGAGTCATTGTGGCGCTGGCAGATGCAGTGATCCTTTGATGCCTGCCCAATAACTTTCCCTGCACAACTTCCACACAGgggcgattctagagtctgtgggggccccaagcaaaaaaatcctagggggccctaccgaccagtgttcgtcaccaaaacatctgacaccaacgaaaaatatatgaaataaaacctcattttattgttattttttacaatatacatgtaaagaataaataaataactaaaaaagactatgttgtctacgttggcacttgatattcgcctgttgctttttatctaccgggtgtagctggccatccaatcataattgtgttcatttaaagattctttgtgacaagtaaagctgttcatgatatcgatttcataagtatggtttttattttccactagccttgaatttctggcaaacactctgaggggctagttcTCCGCGAACATAGCCTGCAGTGGAACTTGACGCgagtttgacgaagtcaacaatgcaattctggaattatagaatggcatgttaactagacaatctttgactaaataatttaaatttaactgttcaaagaaaacatgttcaccacgaacgttcgccactgtttgagacagtttataaagtaactaggcaatctttgattgaatgcacctcagctctcgggggccccctagtggctcggggctccaagcagttgcctgccttgcctgttgacaaggtgcgcctctgCTTCCACAGACCTTTCTCCAAGATGTAATGACTGATGTCTGAGCGCTGGTTCTCGCTTGTTGATGTGATTTTAGGAAATAATTCATGCAGAGTCTAACGAATATGAGACGATGTCAGGATTCTGTGGCAGCGTGCTCAGCCAAATAAGCACCTGCAGGATTTACTGCATATTGCTTGTGGCGCTGGTGTTGGAATTGAAAACACCACAATGAAGCTGCTTCTGTGAACCCTCTGTTATTTGGACAAAGCAGCCAGCAATGTGTTCTGATGTTCATCCTACAGTTAtgtcagaaaagaaaaatccagtCAATGCCTCTAACATGCCTCTTAACACATTGGATtcgattggattatgattacaatgaattgaactccaattggacaatttaagtgccttgagatgacatttgttgtaatttgttttatattaataaaactgaattgaatctcCTTGATTACTGAATGCCTGACAAACACACCAGTTCGTGACATGGTATCTAAGAGAATATTTAGGGGCATACGAGCACTGCAgggtgctttttttctttacgtGATACATACCGACTTCCTGTAAAAACTTGTGGTCCTGTCAccaacagaaatattcagatgactctgctgTTGCAGTGAGAGTCGTTGATAGACAGGAAGTTGTgtccgagaaaaaaaaaatcccattgtCTTTAATGTGAATAAGacaaaacagctgattgtgTATTTTAGATTAAGTATGCATTAACCAAAAGCTATTTCCGTTATTTATTTACAGTCCTACACATCCTCTACACAACACAGCGTGTTTAGACCGAAGTTTCTTCTCCTCTGCTGCAACAAAGACCGTTAGAGTCATTACTGTCAACTGCAAGAACTTTTTACACTTACCCTCTGTACTAAGAGAGGGGTTTAGGACAGATTTCTCATTAACACTGCATCAAATTAATATCCATATCAATTAAATTCACTTAGTTTAGCTGCATATGAAGTCCTGCCCGTTTGAATCACGTTTTTATTTTAAGACTGTTATGGTACACAAAAGTTTCATGGTGAAAATTGGCTTAATTTTATCTTGTTTTGCTGATGATATCTTCTGGTGTATAAAAAACACAACGTGAACTTGTTAACAAGGTCAAGAACTTTATCATAACCGAGAGAGAGCGTAatgttcattgttttttatctgaAAGGGATAAAACGGTTAACTGCTGAACAGGATATCATTGAATGTTGGCCTTTAAAGATATGTTTCAGCCAACATTTTTACTTTGGACTGACTCTCAAATAACCCAGATTAACGATTGACTGGCATCTTTAAGCATTATGTTTCTGTGTTCAGACACCAAAGAAAATAACCACTCCAAAGGACTCTGGTTATTTCAAGATGAGGAGGCAAGAATACAACCAAGTTACAAACTTGAAGAGGGGTCTTAGGTCCCAACCTAATCTATAATTCaaacattttaaatattttcacATCATACAGACTCTTGGAATTAGTCTACAAACAGCCATTCCCAGTATGGAGAGTAGTTAGACTGAAAATGAGAACAGTGTGTAGATCAGCCAACTGGAGCTGAAAATGACTCCCTGTTTCATGTTtgtatgacatttttttttaaacatatgaaaataaaatggctttaaaactCAATGCAGCACAATCTGTAATAATCAAAACAGGTTAAATCTGGTGGTTGCTTTTATGAATATTCACACAGCTATCTGTAACATCTATCAAAGGAAACAAAGAGCAGGTTGAGATTGGTAGATAAATAACCACAGCAACCAGTCCTGAAACAAAAGATTTGTAGATAACTTGTTACTTGTTTTCCACATGATGTCTGTCTGtgtacagtcatgttttttttaattatcagTTCATGAGCTGGTTGCTCAATACATATAAAAATCTGCATTTCATGTCACCAAACTGTCGGCTGGAGGAAAGTCTCAGAATTGGCAGCTTTGATCAATGGGCTACCAATAAAAGAAAGAGAGGCTGTAAATAAAGCAACCAGGTGTTTGGATACAGGGGGTGCAACAATCTACATAATCATCCAGAAAGTTGCCTCACTGCAGATCTTGTGTGAATACTTCTGAAAagtcgcttaactctttccactGTGGCCTCATTGCTTTCTGTTGATGTGCCTTATGGCCACATTAAGCAGAGACCTCACtctttatttttcatacatCTGCATACTGATTTGCAAGGTAAGGCGAAACTTTAAATGTAAAACCCTCACTGGTCTACATACCACTGTTCCATCTTAAAACATGTTGTGTGAAGCAAACTAAACTCACAGGAACTCCACACTCTTCACCACTTCATTCACTCCACAGATTCATTCTTGCCGTTCATCTGCATGTTTTGCCATATAGCTTAAAGCTGCGGCCCATGTCAGCTGCAGGCAGGGAAAGCCAGCGAGCCATGTAAGCATGTTCTGTAAGCGCAGTTAGCCTGAAACTAACTGGGGCTGAACAGACTGCATGTGCTCACAACACAAGCAAGAGGGCTAAAAAAGACATTCAGAGCTGAAAGAGTGACTTAACTGGTGAGTTAACCCTCACTCATGACTGAAGGAGAGACCCTCAACACATGTGAGGAATACTGATTATCATTATTCATGGGAATGAGAAATGAACAAGTGGGTGAATTAATCTCAACAAATATTTGAAGTGAAAGGAATCAAACAAAAGGAAATGGTAACGCCGGTCCGGTGAATATTAACACAGAATATACAACCAGCCATCATGAGACTTTAGTGACAGCTAGCTTAGTCTAAAACAGATCTCCTGACAACAAAAGGGAGTAACTGAGACGACCAGTTATCCTGCAATGAAAAATCTGCATTTATATGTATCCTTGGATACTTTGTGTCCTCTTTTCTAGTCTGGATCCACAgttttaaatctgcattcagCAAAGGGATGTGATCCCATTGGAGTATTTAACAATTTTCATCCAGCTCTTTTGGTGACTGGTAGAGTTAACTGCCTTGACATCCTTCCTACACAGACAAACTCAAAGTAAAATATGAAGTGAAGGCCGGCTTTCCAGTCAGGAACGAAACGGAGACCACAAACCTCTTATTTCTCTGAAGTGGCGGTGGGCTTGAACCATACTGAGTGAAGATAAGAAACTGTCACACTCTAATAGTCAGTTTGTTAACTTTATCTCCAGGTTAGATCAAGGTTtaataaaatatcaaataaaatctCCCAATCCAAAGTAGCTGGACACTTAAAACTTAAGTTAGCCTTTTTGGAGGCAAAGGTCGAGGCCATTTTAGCTTTAAATACTGACAGTGAGAGGTCTAAAGTGAGACACATTcagaaaaaagaacaacattCATGAGTACCAGAACATCTTAAGatgctaaacacattttattttttgttaactTGTGAAAATTGACAGTGAACGAAGCATGAATCTTACAAAGTAAGAGGAGTAATAAATGAAAGCTTAACATACATTTAAGCATGTGCATCAGCATTAAGGGGAAATATACAGCAGTAATACTGACAgtaataaccctaacccaaatgCAAGGGCATAAAACCACATTATTCGATTTGGCGTCTCTCTTGAGAATCACATATCATTTAAACCAGAAGGCAACAATATGAAAACACAAGactaaaagcttaaaaaaggcaAGCAATAGCATTTGATCATAATGCAGAAATCAATTAGAAAGTAAAAGTTGCTCTGACCCACAGAACCTATTGAATCAGATAAACTCTTAATAAAAATCAATCTAACTTATATTGAAAACCgtttatatttttcttgcaATCAAATAAGGTAAAACTTACATATTAAGTCAACTTAAAAGCTGTGATAGATGTTTTCTGATATCAAGTTGTAGCCTTTTGCAATTTTAATGCTGATAGGCATCATGGATTATGGCTTTTACTCAAAATAACACACCCATTTCCTGCAGGATGGCCTTTGGAATAGGATGGGCATGACGGGAGACGTAAAACTTCTTCAGGCTCTGATTCATAGGAGATGGTTTGTATTGCATGCATGAACTGCCGCTCAGACTTGGAGCACAAGTCACTTCCCATTTGAAGAACAGCTGGCCATGATTTAGATTACAGAAATCTGTCTGGTTTCCTGCAGTCAAAACTTGCTCACATCTTCCCAACAGG is drawn from Odontesthes bonariensis isolate fOdoBon6 chromosome 21, fOdoBon6.hap1, whole genome shotgun sequence and contains these coding sequences:
- the LOC142371280 gene encoding perforin-1-like, with amino-acid sequence MHASGTHQARSMILLKVCIYAGLLLYFPPCTCQSCTEGTAKQCRDAQFAPGSNLAGEGFDITKMEQKGAFVLNMNEWKRKDRKCTLCSNPYLENTQQKLPLSVVDWRAKQSCSAKVSSKLHKSSESLVTSSSSSVENNWKAGLDFSVGKLGASLMLAGTNSKLADYSMEKTKNDKFSFTSLSMSCGYYSYRVSNTPKLHNEFKKAVKQLPKVYSPESKQRFYKLIDNFGTHYITKVKLGGSVQSVTSVRQCQASLQGLSAEEVQTCLKVEASATIKVTVSTETNHCKKDIEKSDSKSAFSSLFSDRFTEIKGGHTTEPDLLFSANKNPSAYKEWLRSLPQNPDIVSYSLDSLHELFPKNTSASENLRSAITHYILEKGLWKNCSESCRAGIKSDSKDHCVCQCHNDPAVNLDCCPKQKGMARIIITVQRASGLWGDYFTATDGYVKVFFNKQVHRSPVIWNNNYPQWAFVVDLGSQVLSPENKLKFEVWDQDNNWDDDLLGRCEQVLTAGNQTDFCNLNHGQLFFKWEVTCAPSLSGSSCMQYKPSPMNQSLKKFYVSRHAHPIPKAVLQEMGVLF